One window of Buchnera aphidicola genomic DNA carries:
- the rplK gene encoding 50S ribosomal protein L11, translating into MTKNIQSYIKLQVLSGMANPSPPVGPALGQKGINIMEFCKSFNSQTSHLEKGVPTPVIITVYTDKTFTFIIKTPPAAILLKKCLGIKTGSKRPNHEIVGNITKNQIYDIAKQKMIDMTGSNIERIARTIEGTARSMGITVTKE; encoded by the coding sequence ATGACCAAAAACATTCAATCTTATATTAAGTTACAAGTACTGTCTGGCATGGCTAACCCAAGTCCTCCGGTCGGACCAGCTTTAGGGCAAAAAGGAATAAATATAATGGAGTTTTGTAAAAGCTTTAATTCACAAACATCCCATTTAGAGAAAGGAGTTCCTACTCCTGTTATCATTACGGTGTATACCGATAAAACCTTTACTTTTATTATCAAAACCCCTCCTGCGGCTATATTATTAAAAAAATGTCTAGGCATTAAAACCGGATCTAAAAGACCAAATCATGAAATTGTTGGAAACATCACAAAAAATCAAATATATGATATTGCAAAACAAAAAATGATTGATATGACCGGATCCAATATTGAAAGAATCGCTAGAACTATTGAAGGCACTGCACGATCTATGGGAATAACAGTAACCAAGGAATAA
- the rplL gene encoding 50S ribosomal protein L7/L12, whose amino-acid sequence MPMTKEEMLHAISEMSVQEIMQLISDIEKKFNVSSVAPTHTTQTNKEPEKEEQVSFTVKLTNIGPNKISIIKIIRSTTGLGLKESKDLVESAPTIVKENLTKENADSLKKSLIDSGATAEIV is encoded by the coding sequence ATGCCTATGACTAAAGAAGAAATGCTACACGCCATTTCTGAAATGTCAGTACAAGAAATTATGCAACTAATTTCGGATATAGAAAAAAAATTTAATGTTTCATCTGTTGCACCAACACATACTACACAAACTAATAAAGAACCTGAAAAAGAAGAACAAGTTTCATTTACTGTTAAACTAACAAATATAGGACCTAACAAGATATCAATCATCAAAATAATACGCAGTACTACGGGGCTAGGATTGAAAGAATCTAAAGATCTCGTAGAATCAGCGCCGACAATTGTTAAAGAAAATCTTACCAAAGAAAATGCAGATAGCTTAAAAAAATCTCTGATAGATTCCGGAGCTACCGCAGAGATTGTATAA
- the rplA gene encoding 50S ribosomal protein L1 gives MKKKSRKMQLNQNQIKKKFYDIKNAIKILKKLQPAKFIESIDASFSLNINPKKHEHNIRGSILLPHGTGKKIKIAVFTTGDNVKIAQTSGADFVGTENLADIITKQTIKFDIVIASPETMEIVKKLGPILGPRGIMPNPKFGTVSTNIKQSVEEARRGKITYRSDKSGIIHSNFGKINFSDNDLYENFLILYNSIKQAKPAQLKGMYFKNINISTTMSPGINIDYLSL, from the coding sequence GTGAAAAAAAAATCTAGAAAAATGCAATTAAATCAAAATCAAATAAAAAAAAAATTCTATGACATTAAAAATGCTATAAAAATTTTAAAAAAATTACAACCAGCTAAATTCATAGAAAGTATAGATGCCAGCTTTTCTTTAAATATTAACCCTAAAAAACATGAACACAATATTAGGGGATCTATATTATTGCCACATGGAACAGGCAAAAAAATAAAAATTGCAGTCTTTACTACTGGCGATAATGTTAAAATTGCTCAAACATCAGGAGCAGATTTTGTAGGCACAGAAAATCTAGCCGATATTATAACCAAACAAACAATAAAATTTGATATTGTTATTGCGTCACCAGAAACTATGGAAATTGTTAAAAAGTTAGGACCTATATTAGGACCTAGAGGTATTATGCCTAACCCAAAATTCGGCACCGTGTCTACTAACATAAAACAATCTGTAGAAGAAGCAAGGCGAGGGAAAATAACTTATCGCAGCGATAAAAGCGGTATTATTCACAGCAATTTCGGAAAAATAAACTTTTCTGATAATGATTTATATGAAAATTTTTTAATATTATATAACTCCATTAAACAAGCTAAACCAGCTCAATTAAAGGGAATGTATTTTAAAAATATTAATATATCAACAACAATGAGTCCTGGAATAAATATTGATTATTTATCTTTATAA
- the rplJ gene encoding 50S ribosomal protein L10 encodes MALTRTKKQDIIKKMHHVAKKALSVVTANPSGITVNEINTLRKKAKISHVEMHIIRNTLLKKSLENTHFDTLQPVLSGPTLIAFSMNHPGSASRLFKLFNKQNNQFQIKNAVYERRLLNLDEIHDLADLPTHQEAIIKFIWILKEITLGKLLRALYQLKHN; translated from the coding sequence ATGGCATTAACTCGCACTAAAAAACAAGATATAATTAAAAAAATGCATCATGTTGCAAAAAAAGCATTGTCAGTTGTAACAGCTAATCCATCTGGAATTACCGTAAATGAAATCAATACTCTACGCAAGAAAGCAAAAATATCCCATGTAGAAATGCATATAATACGTAATACATTACTAAAAAAATCTCTAGAAAACACTCATTTTGATACTTTGCAGCCAGTATTAAGCGGACCTACATTAATTGCATTCTCTATGAACCATCCCGGTAGCGCAAGTAGATTATTTAAATTATTTAATAAACAAAATAATCAATTTCAAATAAAGAATGCCGTCTATGAAAGAAGATTACTTAATCTCGACGAAATTCATGATCTTGCTGATCTACCAACGCACCAAGAAGCTATAATCAAATTTATCTGGATATTAAAAGAAATAACTTTAGGAAAGTTACTGCGCGCTTTATATCAACTCAAGCACAATTAG
- the nusG gene encoding transcription termination/antitermination protein NusG has translation MCVDKKKWYVIQAFSGFENQVAQSIQNNEKIKKMNDIFGQVIVPSEEVIEIRKGKRKKSDYKFFPGYILIHMIMNNNSWHLIRSLPKVLGFIGNSSEKPTPISDREINFIIQKLKKIGDKPRPKKMFEPGENVRVKDGPFSDFNGIVETVDYEKNRLKVSVSIFGRSTPVELDFRQVEKY, from the coding sequence TTGTGTGTAGATAAAAAAAAATGGTATGTTATTCAAGCTTTTTCAGGTTTTGAAAATCAGGTCGCTCAATCCATACAAAATAATGAAAAAATAAAAAAAATGAACGATATATTTGGACAAGTGATTGTTCCTTCTGAAGAAGTCATTGAAATAAGAAAAGGTAAACGTAAAAAAAGTGATTATAAATTTTTTCCAGGATATATTTTAATTCATATGATTATGAATAATAATAGCTGGCATTTAATTAGAAGCTTGCCTAAAGTCTTAGGTTTTATAGGTAATTCATCCGAAAAACCAACTCCTATTAGCGATCGTGAAATAAATTTTATTATACAAAAACTAAAAAAAATTGGAGATAAACCTAGACCTAAAAAAATGTTTGAACCAGGAGAAAATGTACGCGTTAAAGATGGTCCATTCTCAGATTTTAACGGTATTGTAGAAACCGTCGATTATGAAAAAAATAGATTAAAAGTTTCCGTGTCTATATTTGGACGCTCTACCCCTGTTGAACTAGATTTTCGGCAAGTAGAAAAGTACTAA
- the secE gene encoding preprotein translocase subunit SecE gives MHIYTTYMNHIKQIKWFCIITICLSITLIHFFFIKELSILKKIIFFCLFGTILLNIFFRTNIGKNTLSYIKSIKSELSNIIWPNYIETTKTTGIVLFLIILTTIFLWILDGIILHIISQILISRL, from the coding sequence ATGCATATATATACTACATATATGAATCATATAAAACAAATAAAATGGTTTTGCATAATTACAATATGTTTATCAATAACATTAATTCATTTTTTTTTTATTAAAGAACTTTCTATTCTCAAAAAAATCATATTTTTTTGTTTATTTGGGACAATATTATTAAATATATTTTTTCGAACTAATATAGGCAAAAACACTCTATCCTATATAAAAAGTATTAAATCAGAATTATCTAATATTATTTGGCCAAATTACATAGAAACAACAAAAACCACTGGCATCGTATTATTTTTAATAATATTAACAACTATATTTTTATGGATATTAGACGGAATTATACTGCATATAATATCTCAAATACTTATATCGAGGCTATAA
- the rpoB gene encoding DNA-directed RNA polymerase subunit beta, with protein MVYSHTEKKRIRKNFGKQPQVLDIPYLLSIQINSFKQFIQSNKNNHQGLESAFQSVFPIRSYNGSAELKYVSYILGKKTFNVQESHTRGITYSIPLRVKLQLVIYEKDSNNSIVKCIKEQEVYMGELPLMTKNGTFIINGTERVVVSQLHRSPGVFFDSDKGKTHSSGKILYNARIIPYRGSWLDFEFDPKDHLFIRIDRRRKIPVTVILHALNFNTEQILDTFFKHDAICIKKKNITMALNPERLHGEIIPFNIIEDKKVYITKGSRVTAQNIKELKKKNITSITIPEEYIYGKIISKNYFDPRTGKVLIAANTRLTKEDVKKIKKLEHGRISILFTNDLDHGSYISDTLKIDNTKDRITALIEIYRMMRPGEPPTKEAAENLFNNLFFSSERYDLSPVGRMKFNKSLTRKEVSGPGTLSKQDIVDVIKKLINIRNGKGEIDDIDHLGNRRVRSVGEMVENQFRIGLIRVERTVRERLSLSELDSLMPQDIINAKPISSAIKEFFGSSQLSQFMDQNNPLAEITHKRRISALGVGGLTRERAGFEVRDVHPTHYGRVCPVETPEGPNIGLINSLSIYARTNKYGFLETPYRKIINTVVTKDIKYLSAIEEGNYIIAQANTKINKNGQFSKKFVTCRHHGEFGLFHKKKVHYMDVSTQQIVSVGASLIPFLEHNDANRALMGANMQRQAVPTIRSEKPLVGTGMERSVAVDSGVTIIAKRDGIVQYVDAEKIVIQITDSKIFENQLGIDIYHLKKYIRSNQNTCINQIPCVQLNNLIKKGDVLADGPSTDLGELALGQNMRVAFMPWNGYNFEDSILISEQVVRDDRFTTIHIQELSCICRDTKLGIEEITADIPNVGESMLSKLDDSGIIYVGAEVSSGNVLVGKVTPKGETQLTPEEKLLRAIFGEKASDVKDSSLRVPNGVHGTVIDVQIFTRDGVKKDKRTLEIEEMLLVQAKKNLMEEFKIFELNIFMRINKILTSSNAPPHNFKNHSLDQYFQNNVYPSIKIKNKIHPLKQQYKKLKKTLKKKTKEQNRKIIQGDELAPGILKIVKIYLAVKRKIQPGDKMAGRHGNKGVVSKINPVEDMPYDHEGVPVDIVLNPLGVPSRMNVGQILETHLGLAAKGIGNIIDKMITKQKKTYKIRQFLQKAYDLGNNTHQKINLNDFSDQEVIQLAENLRSGMPMATPVFDGAHETEIKELLKMGKLPSSGQIPLFDGRTGEKFERDVTVGYMYMLKLNHLVDDKMHARSTGSYSLITQQPLGGKAQFGGQRFGEMEVWALEAYGASHTLQEMLTVKSDDVAGRTKMYKNIVSGQHKMEPGMPESFNVLIKEIRSLGINIELNSD; from the coding sequence ATGGTTTACTCTCACACCGAAAAAAAACGTATCCGCAAAAATTTTGGAAAACAACCGCAAGTATTAGATATTCCTTACCTGCTATCTATTCAAATCAATTCATTTAAGCAATTTATTCAGTCTAATAAAAATAATCATCAAGGATTAGAATCCGCTTTTCAATCAGTGTTTCCTATTCGCAGCTATAACGGAAGCGCTGAATTGAAGTATGTATCATATATTTTAGGTAAAAAAACTTTTAACGTTCAAGAATCTCACACGCGCGGTATAACTTATTCAATCCCTTTAAGAGTTAAGTTACAATTAGTCATTTATGAAAAAGATTCAAATAATTCCATAGTAAAATGCATAAAAGAACAAGAAGTATATATGGGTGAATTGCCGTTAATGACAAAAAACGGGACATTCATTATCAACGGAACAGAAAGGGTAGTAGTATCACAGTTACATAGAAGTCCTGGCGTTTTTTTTGATAGCGATAAAGGAAAAACTCATTCATCAGGAAAAATACTATATAATGCCAGAATTATTCCATATAGAGGATCGTGGCTTGATTTTGAGTTTGACCCTAAAGATCACTTATTTATACGAATAGATCGTAGGAGAAAAATTCCAGTTACCGTAATCTTACATGCTTTAAACTTTAATACAGAACAAATTCTTGATACTTTCTTTAAACACGACGCTATTTGTATTAAAAAAAAAAATATTACAATGGCCCTCAATCCTGAGCGATTACATGGTGAAATCATACCATTCAATATTATTGAAGATAAAAAAGTCTATATAACGAAAGGAAGTCGGGTTACAGCTCAGAACATTAAGGAATTAAAAAAAAAAAATATAACTTCTATTACTATTCCGGAAGAATATATTTATGGAAAAATAATTAGCAAAAATTATTTTGATCCCAGAACAGGAAAAGTGTTAATTGCTGCAAATACACGGTTAACCAAAGAAGATGTTAAAAAAATAAAAAAATTGGAGCATGGCAGAATATCCATTTTATTTACCAATGATCTTGATCACGGATCATACATATCTGATACATTAAAAATAGATAATACTAAAGATCGAATTACAGCATTAATTGAAATATATAGAATGATGAGGCCGGGTGAACCTCCTACCAAAGAAGCTGCAGAAAATTTATTTAATAATTTATTTTTTTCTAGCGAAAGATATGATCTTTCTCCTGTCGGCCGAATGAAATTTAATAAATCTTTAACACGTAAAGAAGTGAGTGGTCCGGGAACATTGAGTAAGCAAGATATTGTCGATGTAATAAAAAAATTAATTAATATCAGAAACGGAAAAGGCGAAATAGATGACATAGATCATTTAGGTAACCGTCGCGTTCGATCAGTAGGTGAAATGGTAGAAAATCAATTTAGAATTGGATTAATCCGAGTAGAGCGCACTGTACGAGAAAGATTATCACTTAGTGAATTAGACTCTCTTATGCCTCAAGACATTATTAATGCCAAGCCTATTTCTTCTGCAATAAAAGAGTTTTTTGGTTCTAGCCAATTATCTCAGTTTATGGATCAAAACAATCCTTTGGCAGAAATCACGCATAAACGTAGAATTTCTGCGCTAGGAGTTGGTGGGTTAACTAGAGAAAGAGCTGGTTTTGAAGTTAGAGATGTGCATCCCACGCACTATGGTCGTGTTTGTCCTGTTGAAACTCCTGAGGGACCTAACATAGGATTGATTAATTCATTATCTATATACGCAAGAACCAATAAATATGGTTTTTTAGAAACCCCGTATAGAAAGATCATTAATACTGTAGTTACTAAAGACATTAAATATCTATCTGCTATTGAAGAAGGCAATTACATCATTGCCCAGGCAAACACAAAAATCAATAAAAACGGTCAATTCTCAAAAAAATTTGTAACCTGTAGGCACCACGGAGAATTTGGTTTATTTCACAAAAAAAAAGTTCACTACATGGATGTGTCGACTCAGCAAATCGTGTCTGTAGGCGCTTCTTTAATACCGTTTCTAGAACATAATGATGCTAATAGAGCCTTAATGGGCGCAAATATGCAAAGACAAGCGGTACCGACGATTAGGTCAGAAAAACCATTAGTAGGCACTGGCATGGAAAGATCTGTAGCCGTAGATTCTGGAGTTACTATTATCGCTAAAAGAGACGGTATAGTTCAGTATGTTGATGCAGAAAAAATAGTTATTCAGATTACCGATAGTAAGATATTTGAAAACCAATTAGGGATTGATATTTATCACTTGAAAAAATATATCCGATCAAATCAAAATACTTGCATTAACCAGATTCCATGCGTTCAATTAAACAACTTGATAAAAAAAGGTGATGTTTTAGCGGACGGACCGTCTACTGATCTAGGTGAATTAGCATTAGGTCAAAATATGCGTGTAGCTTTTATGCCTTGGAACGGATACAACTTTGAGGATTCTATATTAATTTCAGAGCAAGTGGTGAGAGATGATCGCTTTACTACAATTCATATTCAAGAATTGTCCTGTATATGTCGGGATACAAAATTAGGGATAGAAGAAATAACAGCCGATATACCAAATGTAGGTGAATCAATGCTATCTAAATTAGATGATTCCGGAATCATCTATGTAGGAGCAGAGGTTTCAAGCGGAAATGTACTGGTAGGTAAAGTAACCCCAAAAGGGGAAACACAGCTAACTCCTGAAGAAAAGCTATTAAGAGCTATCTTTGGGGAAAAAGCATCAGATGTAAAAGATTCGTCGCTGCGCGTTCCTAACGGAGTGCACGGAACCGTCATCGATGTACAAATATTTACTAGAGACGGCGTTAAAAAAGACAAGCGAACATTAGAAATAGAAGAAATGTTATTAGTACAAGCTAAAAAAAACTTAATGGAAGAATTTAAAATTTTTGAATTAAATATTTTTATGCGTATAAATAAAATATTAACATCATCGAACGCCCCTCCGCACAATTTTAAAAATCATTCTTTAGACCAATACTTTCAGAATAATGTATATCCTTCTATAAAAATAAAAAACAAAATTCATCCATTGAAACAACAATATAAAAAATTAAAAAAAACACTCAAAAAGAAAACAAAAGAACAAAATAGAAAAATTATCCAAGGTGACGAATTAGCTCCTGGAATTTTAAAAATAGTCAAAATATACCTTGCTGTAAAAAGAAAAATACAACCGGGAGATAAAATGGCCGGACGTCATGGAAATAAGGGCGTGGTATCAAAAATTAACCCAGTAGAAGATATGCCGTATGATCATGAAGGAGTACCAGTTGATATAGTATTAAATCCATTAGGAGTTCCTTCTCGTATGAATGTAGGTCAAATTCTAGAAACACATTTAGGACTAGCGGCAAAAGGAATTGGAAATATCATCGATAAGATGATAACAAAACAAAAAAAAACGTATAAAATACGTCAATTTTTACAAAAAGCATATGACCTTGGAAATAACACGCATCAAAAAATCAATTTGAACGATTTTTCTGATCAAGAAGTAATCCAGTTAGCTGAGAATTTACGCTCAGGAATGCCTATGGCTACCCCAGTATTTGATGGAGCGCATGAAACGGAAATCAAAGAACTATTAAAAATGGGTAAACTACCTTCATCTGGACAAATTCCTTTATTTGACGGCAGGACTGGGGAAAAATTTGAAAGAGATGTAACAGTAGGGTACATGTATATGTTAAAACTAAATCATTTAGTCGACGATAAAATGCACGCTCGTTCAACCGGGTCATATAGCTTAATAACTCAACAACCTTTAGGTGGAAAGGCGCAATTTGGCGGACAAAGGTTTGGTGAAATGGAAGTGTGGGCATTAGAAGCATATGGCGCTTCACATACACTACAAGAAATGTTGACTGTAAAATCTGACGATGTAGCGGGAAGAACAAAAATGTATAAAAATATCGTTAGCGGTCAGCATAAAATGGAGCCCGGAATGCCGGAGTCCTTCAATGTGTTAATCAAAGAAATACGCTCATTAGGTATAAATATTGAACTAAATAGCGATTAA